Proteins from one Mycolicibacter virginiensis genomic window:
- a CDS encoding DUF732 domain-containing protein, which yields MGRITRAVGIGVGAAGLLLGTAGVAQADDRSFLDLVHANGLPDRYGFFGNVGDSETLMLGHMTCDGIRAGIPADQAMPQLTWDTEHLRPMLIDASQRELCPDTLQGAQ from the coding sequence ATGGGGCGCATTACGCGGGCAGTCGGTATCGGTGTGGGGGCGGCGGGGCTACTGCTCGGAACTGCGGGGGTGGCGCAGGCCGACGACAGATCGTTTTTGGACCTCGTTCATGCGAACGGCCTGCCGGACCGATACGGCTTTTTTGGAAACGTGGGCGACTCCGAGACATTGATGCTCGGCCACATGACCTGTGATGGAATCCGAGCAGGCATACCGGCCGATCAGGCGATGCCGCAATTGACTTGGGACACCGAGCATCTGCGTCCGATGTTGATCGACGCGTCCCAGCGGGAGCTCTGTCCGGACACCCTCCAGGGTGCGCAGTGA